A window of the Phaseolus vulgaris cultivar G19833 chromosome 5, P. vulgaris v2.0, whole genome shotgun sequence genome harbors these coding sequences:
- the LOC137835573 gene encoding uncharacterized protein, giving the protein MMSHSFHSPPPLAMARQQKVLRRSPPVARRRERGRAGEVAGNATAACAAVCCCVPCSVMDVVVLAAYKVPAGLVRKAMHKRKRRLLQKKNKKTEALLDHGPADVSGPRPCAEEHLSKDVAEDKSEATTKLEEEMWAQFNGTGFWRSDSQRLEQSAECHCQAQ; this is encoded by the coding sequence ATGATGTCGCACTCTTTTCACTCTCCGCCGCCGCTTGCCATGGCACGCCAGCAGAAGGTCCTGCGCCGCTCCCCGCCGGTCGCGCGACGCCGAGAGCGCGGCCGCGCAGGTGAGGTAGCAGGAAATGCGACGGCGGCGTGCGCCGCCGTGTGCTGCTGCGTGCCGTGCTCGGTGATGGACGTGGTGGTGCTGGCCGCCTACAAGGTCCCCGCCGGCCTGGTGAGAAAGGCCATGCACAAGAGGAAGCGACGCCTGCTgcagaagaagaacaagaaaaccgAGGCGCTCTTGGATCACGGGCCCGCTGATGTTTCTGGGCCCAGGCCCTGTGCTGAGGAGCACCTATCGAAGGACGTGGCGGAGGACAAGTCGGAGGCCACCACGAAGCTGGAAGAGGAGATGTGGGCCCAGTTCAACGGAACGGGCTTCTGGAGAAGCGATTCTCAGCGACTCGAACAGAGTGCGGAATGCCATTGCCAGGCCCAATGA